A window of Mycolicibacterium holsaticum DSM 44478 = JCM 12374 genomic DNA:
GGAAGCTAGTATCTTCTTATGAGACAGGATAGCGGCATCGGGGTGCTCGACAAAGCGGTGGGCGTACTGCATGCGGTGGCCGAGTCACCTTGCGGGCTCGCCGAACTGTGCGAGCGCACAGCGCTGCCCCGCGCCACCGCGCACCGATTGGCCGCGGGTCTGGAAACTCATCGACTGCTCACCCGTAACGGCGACGGTCGGTGGCGGCTGGGTCCTGCGTTGACCGAACTGGCCGGCAAGGTCAACGATCCGCTGTTGGCTGCGGGCGCGGTGGTATTGCCGCGACTGCGCGAGATCACCGGCGAGAGCGTGCAACTCTACCGCCGGGAAGGCACCACACGGATTTGCATCGCGGCCTTGGAACCGCCTGCCGGGCTTCGCGATACGGTGCCGGTCGGTACGCGGCTGCCGATGACGGCCGGCTCTGGGGCCAAGGTGCTGTTGGCCCACGCGGACGCGGCCACACAGCTGGCGGTGCTTCCCACCGCCAAGTTCACCGATCGGACGCTGGCCGAGGTACGCAAGCGCGGCTGGGCCCAAAGCGCCGCCGAACGCGAGCCCGGGGTGGCCAGTGTGTCGGCTCCGGTGCGCGATGGGCACGGCACGGTGGTCGCGGCGGTGTCGGTGTCGGGGCCCATCGACCGGATGGGCCGGCGGCCGGGTGCACGCTGGGCCGCTGATCTGCTGGCCGCCGCGGAGGCGCTCAACCGGCGGCTGTGAGATGCCCGCTGGGCGGCCGAGATCGCCGATGTCGATACGACCGCGAGCTGAGGCGTTGTACCCCCGATGGGATTCGAACCCACGCTACCGCCGTGAGAGGGCGGCGTCCTAGGCCGCTAGACGACGGGGGCCAGAACAGCTTTCCGGATGGCCAGCATAGCTCAGCGAGGTATGTCGGCCTAATCACGCTGGATTGGCTGGGGTACCAGGACTCGAACCTAGAATGGCTGAACCAGAATCAGCTGTGTTGCCAATTACACCATACCCCACCGGCTGCCTATAACCACTGGTCACAGGCCATTATTCCGAACAACCGCGCGGCGTGCAGCGGGTTCCGCGTGTTGTGTCGGGCCGACGTGCAGACTACCAAAGATTCGCGACCGTCTTTTCAGGCCTCCACCGTGGCTGCGGCATGTTCGCGTCCGGCCCGCAATCGGTGCAGGGTGCGGTCTGGACCCAGCAGTTCCAGCGATTCGAACAGCGGCGGGCTGACCGCCGCGCCGGTGGCCGCGACCCGGACCGGACCGAACGCTTTGCGTGGTTTGAGCCCCATGTTCTCCAGCAGCGAATCCTTGAGCGCTGCTTCGATCGCTGGCGTGGTCCACTCACCGAGCCCCTCGAGCGCGGCCAGCGCGGCGTCGAGCACCGGGACGGCGGCGGGCTTCAATTCCTTGGCCGCCGCCTTCTCGTCGAGCCGGTACTCGTCGTCGTTGAGGAACTTCAGCAGATCCCAGGCGTCGCCGAGCACCACGATGCGGGTCTGCACCAGATCTGCGGCCTCGGCGAACCGCGGCTCGTCGAGCCCGATGTCGTACCCGTGCTCGGTGAAGTACGCCGACAGTCGCGCGGCGAACTCCTCGGCGCTGAGCATCCGAATGTGCTCGGCGTTGAGCGCATCGGCCTTCTTCTGGTCGAAGCGGGCCGGGTTGGCGTTGACGTTCGCGACGTCGAAGGC
This region includes:
- a CDS encoding IclR family transcriptional regulator, which codes for MRQDSGIGVLDKAVGVLHAVAESPCGLAELCERTALPRATAHRLAAGLETHRLLTRNGDGRWRLGPALTELAGKVNDPLLAAGAVVLPRLREITGESVQLYRREGTTRICIAALEPPAGLRDTVPVGTRLPMTAGSGAKVLLAHADAATQLAVLPTAKFTDRTLAEVRKRGWAQSAAEREPGVASVSAPVRDGHGTVVAAVSVSGPIDRMGRRPGARWAADLLAAAEALNRRL